The genomic window CTGCTGGCCCGCGCCGCCGGGGCGTCGACCGAGCCGTTGTGGCTGGGCCATGAGGCCTGGCGCTGGATGTTCTGGATGCAGGCGCTGCCGTCGGGGCTGTTCCTGCTGTTGTTGCTGCTGATTCCGGAAAGCCCGCGTTTCCTGGTGCTGAAGGGGCGGCAGGCGCAGGCCAGGGTGGTGCTGGCGCGGTTGTACGGCGGCAGCGCGGCGGTGGCCAAGCAGTCGGAGATCGAGGCCAGTCTTGCCCGTGACCAGCACAAGCCACGTTTCGGCGACCTGCGTGACAGGGCCACCGGCAAGCTGCGTCCGCTCCTGTGGGTGGGCATCGGCCTGGCCATGTTCCAGCAGCTGGTCGGCATCAACGTGGTGTTCTACTACGGCGCGGTGCTGTGGCAGGCGGTGGGCTTCTCGGAGGGCGACGCGCTGCTGATCAACGTGCTGTCCGGAGGGCTGAGCATCGGTGCCTGCCTGCTGACCGTGCTGCTGATCGATCGTATCGGTCGCAAGCCGCTGCTGTGGGTCGGCTCGGTCGGCATGTCGGTGGCGCTGGTGCTGATGGTGGTGGCCTTCGCCAGTGGCAGTCTGGCCGACGGGCGCCTGCAGTTGTCCGACGGCATGGGGCGGCTGGCGCTGATCGCCGCCAACGTCTATGTGGTGTTCTTCAACATGTCCTGGGGCCCGGTGATGTGGGTGATGCTGGGCGAGATGTTCCCCAACCAGATCCGCGGGCCGGCGCTGGCCGTGACCGGGGCGGCGCAGTGGACCTCGAACTTCGCGATCACGGTGACCTTCCCGATGCTGCTGGCCGGCATCGGCCTGGCCGGGGCCTACGGCATCTATACGGTCGCGGCGATCCTCTCGATCTTCTTCGTGGTGCGCTACGTACGCGAGACCAAGGGCAAGGAGCTGGAGCAGATGGAAGGCTGACAAATCTCGGCTTCGGATACGTTCCGCCTGGCGCCTCCGTGTCATCGAGGGCGAAGGCGGGGCAGCCCAATCCGGGACACGCCGTAAACCCTTCCATGGGGACTCGATGGCGCCATCCATGGCGCCAACGGTCCCGGCTTGAGCTGCCCCGCCTTCGCACCAGGCATTGCGGTTCCGGCGGATTTTCCGAAGCGCGCCGTCCGGCGGTTGCCACCGCCTTCGCGGGAAACTGTCAGGAGGGGGCGGGCCACCCTTGCCTGGACCGTTGGCGCCATGGATGGCGCCATCGAGCACCATGGATGGGCTTTTGCGTGTCCAGGCAAGGGTGGCCCGCCCCCTCTCACGCAGGAGCAGGGAGGCGCCAGAGCGACCAACCCGACCGCAGCCACCGGCAAACCCGGAAAACAGAAAAGCCCGCACAAAGGCGGGCTTTTTCGGTTCCTGCTGCGGCGACTGGCGCTCCCTAGGGGACTCGAACCCCTGTTTTAGCCTTGAGAGGGCCACGTCCTAACCACTAGACGAAGGGAGCGTAACGGTGTCGCTGCCGAGGCAGGAGCGCTAGTATATGCACCTCGATGCCATTGGGCAATCCCGAAACTTCAACCGGAAGCGCCAACATCATTTCCCCTGCTACATCACCGTTCAGCCTGCGCGTCATCCCGCGCGACCAGCACACGATCTCCCGCAAGGACATCAGCCCGAACGCCCTGCGCGTGCTTTATCGCCTGCGCGATGCCGGCTTCGGCGCCTACCTTGTCGGCGGCGCGGTGCGTGACCTGCTGGTCAATGGCCAACCCAAGGATTTCGACGTGGCCACCGACGCCACGCCCGAACAGGTCAAGCAGCTGTTCCGCAACTGCCGCCTGATCGGCCGCCGCTTCCGCCTGGCCCATGTGGTGTTCGGCCGCGAGATCATCGAAGTCGCCACCTTCCGTGCCAACAGCGATGACGGCAGCGGCGACCGCGAGATGGAAAACGGCATGCTCGTGCGCGACAACGTGTACGGCACCATCGAAGACGATGCCGTCCGTCGCGACTTCACCTGCAATGCGCTGTACTACGCCATCGAGGATTTCTCGGTGCGCGATTACACCGGCGGCTTCGAAGACGTGCAGGCGCGCCTGATGAAACTCATCGGCGATCCGGTGCAGCGCTACCAGGAAGACCCGGTGCGCATGCTGCGTGCGGTGCGCCTGGCGGCCAAGCTCGGCTTCCAGATCGAAGAGGGCACCGCCGCACCGATCCCGCAGCTGGCCGGCCTGCTCAATGAAGCGGCGCCTGCCCGCCTGTTCGAGGAAGTGCTGAAGCTGTTCCTGTCCGGGCATGGCGTGGCCAGCTTTGAAGGCCTGGAACGCTATGGCCTGCTCGACGTGCTGTTCCCGGAAAGCGCCAAGGCGCTCAGGTCGAACCGCACCGGCGCGCTGCGCCGCATGCTGGTCGAAGGCCTGGCCAATACCGATGCACGCGTGGCCAACGACGAGCCGGTCTCGCCGGCGTTCCTGTTCGCATTGCTGCTGTGGCCGGCGTTCTGCCGTGCGCAGGCCTCGCTGCTGAAGCAGGGGGTTGCACCGGAGGAGGCGCAGCGCCGCGCCGCCGACCGCGTCACCGTGCAGCAGTTGAGCACCATCGCGCTGCCGCGCCGTTTCTCCTTGCCCATGCAGGAAATCTGGCTGCTGCAGTCGCGCTTCGGTTCGCGCCAGCGCAAGCGCGTGTTCCGCACGCTCACCCACCCGCGCTTCCGTGCGGCGTTCGATTTCCTGGCGCTGCGTCAGGTCGCTTCTGCCGAGCACGAAGCCGACGTCGCGTTCTGGCGCGAGGCGCAGGCCCAGTCCGGGCACGAACTGGAATCGTCGCTGGATGCCATGCACCACGAGGACGGGGACGAAGAGGGTGGGGCACCGCGCAAGCGTCGCCGCCGTCGTCGTCGCCCCGGCGGGGCGGCCAGCGCCGCCGAGTAGGTCATGACCCGTGCCTGGATCGGGCTCGGCGCCAATCTTGGCGACGCAGCCAGTACCGTCCGCGCGGCCATCGCCGCGCTGGACGCATTGCCCGCGACACGGCTGCTGCAGGCCTCGCGCCTGTATGCAACGCCGGCCTGGGGCAATGAGGACCAGCCGCCGTTCGTCAACGCAGTGGCGGCGGTGGACACCGCACTGCCTGCGCTCGAACTGCTGCAGGCAATGCTGGCGCTGGAGCAGCGCTTCGGCCGCGTGCGTGACCCGGCGGTGCAGTGGGGGCCGCGCGCGCTCGACCTGGACCTGCTGCTGTTCGGCGAGCAGGTGCTGGATCTGCCGGAGCTGAAGGTGCCGCACCCGTACCTGCACCAGCGCGCGTTCGTGCTGGTGCCATTGGCCGAAATCGCCGCGGATCTGGCCATTCCCGGCCATGGCCGCGTGCGGGATGCAGTGATGCGGGTGGATGCCTGCGGGATCGCGCCGATAGGGTGATAATGCCCGGGTTATCTCCCCCGGTTATCAGCACATGAGCACCCACGCAGACAGCAAGCCCTGGACCGTTCCCGCCCTGGCCGAAGCCAAGCGCAATGGCCAGAAGCTGGTCATGTTGACCGCCTACGACGCTGGCTTTGCCCGCACTTTCGATGCCAACGGCGTCGACCTGATCCTGATCGGCGATTCGCTGGGCATGGTGGTGCAGGGACATGATTCGACCCTGCCGGTGACCGTCGCCGACATGGTCTACCACACCCGTGCCGTGGCCCGCGTGCTGCAGCGCGCGCTGCTGGTGGCCGACCTGCCGTTCGGTGCCGACGCCACCCCGGAGCGTGCGCTGGATGCCTCGCTGCAGCTGCTGCAGGCCGGTGCCGAGATGGTCAAGATCGAAGGTGCCGGCTTCAAGGTCGACATCATCCGTTACCTGGTCGAGCGCGAGATTCCGGTCTGCGCGCACCTGGGCCTGACCCCGCAGTCGGTGCTGCGCCTGGGCGGCTTCAAGATCCAGGGCCGCGGCGATGCGGCGCGCCAGCTGGTGGACGATGCCAGGGCCGTGGCCGCTGCCGGCGCCAGCATCATGGTGCTCGAGTGCGTGCCGACCCCGGTCGCCGCCGAAGTCACCGCCGCAGTGGATGTTCCCACCATCGGTATCGGTGCCGGCCCGCAGTGCGACGGACAGGTGCTGGTGCTGCATGATTTCCTTGGCCTGGACAGCGGCCATCGGCGTCCGAAGTTCGTCAAGGACTTCCTTGCCGAAGGCGGTTCGGTGGCCGGTGCCACCCGTGCCTATGCCGACGCCGTGCGCGACGGCAGCTTCCCCGACGAACAACACGCGTACGCCCAATGATCCAGACCTTCAACGAACTCGGCGCGCTGCGCGGGCAGATCGCCCAATGGAAGCGCGAAGGCCTGCGCGTGGCGCTGGTGCCGACCATGGGCAACCTGCACGGCGGCCACCACGCGCTGGTGACCCTGGCACGGCAGTACGCCGACAGGGTGGTGGCGAGCATCTTCGTCAATCCGACCCAGTTCGGGCCGAACGAGGATTTCAGCCGTTATCCGCGCACGCCCGAGGCCGACGTGGCCGGGCTGGCCCAGGTCGGCTGCGATGCGGTGTGGCTGCCCAGCGTGGAGGCGATGTACCCACTTGGCGTGGACAGGACCACGCGCATGCACGCGCCGGGCGTCAGTGAAGTGCTGGAGGGCGCCAGCCGCCCGGGTCACTTCGATGGCGTGTGCACGGTGGTCGCGCGCCTGTTCCTGCAGGTGCAGCCGGATGTGGCGGTGTTCGGGCGCAAGGATTACCAGCAGCTGGCCGTCATCAAGCAGATGGTGGCCGAGCTGTCGTTCCCGATCCAGATCGTCGGTGCGGAGATCGTGCGCGACGAAGACGGCCTGGCCAAGAGTTCGCGCAACCAGTACCTGAGCGCCGAACAACGCCCGGTCGCGACCAGCATCCACCGTACCCTGCTGGGCATGCGCGAAGGGTACGTGGCCGGGCAGGCACGCGCGCAGATCGAGGCTGACGCCACGGCCGCGCTGCAGGCCGCCGGCTTCCAGGTCGATTACGCGGTGCTGCGCACCCCGGAGCTGGCCGAGCCGACCTTCGATGGCGGTGGCCGCGTGGCGCTGATTGCCGCGCGCCTGGGCACCACCCGGCTGATCGACAACCTGGAATTCTGAGTTCCGGTCGATGCGTGGCGCCGGGCCTGGCCCGGCGCTACCTGAACGGGGTGCCCGGCGTGATGCCCCGCGCCGCGCGGGTGCTAGAATCCGCTCTTTCCTTTGCCGTTGCAGCGCCCCCATGCACCTGTCCCTGCTCAAGACCAAGATCCACCGCGCCACCGTCACCCATTCGGAGCTGAACTACGAAGGCTCGATCGCCATCGATGACAACCTGCTGGCTGCCACCGGCATCCGCGAGTTCGAGCAGGTGCACATCTGGGACGTGACCAACGGTGCGCGCTTCTCGACCTACGCCATCCGCGCCGAAGCCGGCAGCGGCGTTGTCTCGCTCAACGGTGGTGCCGCGCGCCACGTGCAGGTGGGTGACATCATCATCATCGCCGCGTTCGCCAGCATGACCGAGCAGGAAGCCGACAGCTTCAAGCCGAAGCTGGTGTACGTGGATGGCAACAACCAGATCTCCCACACCAACGACACGATCCCGACCCAGGCCGCATGACAACGAACAACGGATTCGACTCGCTGCATTCCCACGCCCAGCGCCTGAAGGGCGCAAGCATTCCCAGCCTGCTCGCCGCCGAACCCGGCCGCGTCCAGGAGCTGGCGCTGCGGGTCGGTCCGTTGTATGTCAATTTCGCCCGGCAGAAGTACGACGCCGCGGCGCTGCAGGCGCTGCTGGCGCTGGCTGCCGAGCGTGATGTCGGCGGTGCCATCGCCCGCCTGTTCCGTGGCGAACAGGTCAACCTGACCGAAGGCCGCGCGGCGCTGCATACCGCGCTGCGTGGCGATGGGGTCGATGCGCCGGTGGCGGCCGAGGCCTATGCCACCGCGCGCGACGTCCGCCAGCGCATGGGCGTGCTGGTACGTACGCTGGAAGAGAGCGGCGTCACCGACGTGGTCAGCGTTGGCATCGGCGGTTCCGATCTCGGTCCGCGCCTGGTCGCCGATGCACTGCGCCCGGTCAGCGGTGCGCGCCTGCGCGTGCATTTCGTGTCGAACGTGGACGGCGCCGCCATGCAGCGCACGCTGGCCACGCTGGATCCGGCGAAGACGGCCGGCATCCTGATCTCCAAGACCTTCGGCACGCAGGAAACCCTGCTCAACGGCCAGATCCTGCACGACTGGCTGGGCGGCAGCGAGCGCCTGTACGCGGTCAGCGCCAATCCGGAGCGTGCCGCCAAGGCCTTCGCCATCGCCGCCGAGCGCGTGCTGCCGATGTGGGACTGGGTCGGTGGCCGCTATTCGCTGTGGTCGGCGGTCGGTTTCCCGATCGCACTGGCGATCGGCTTCGAGCGTTTCGAACAGCTGCTGGAAGGCGCCGCGCAGATGGACGCGCACGCGCTGGACGCGCCGCTGGAGCGCAACCTGCCGGTGCTGCACGGGCTGACCGATATCTGGAACCGCAACCTGCTGGGCTGCGCCACGCACGCGGTGATGACCTACGACCAGCGCCTGGCGCTGCTGCCGGCCTACCTGCAGCAGCTGGTGATGGAAAGCCTGGGCAAGCGCGTGCAGCGCGATGGCCAGCCGGTCAGCACCGACACCGTGCCGGTGTGGTGGGGCGGGGCGGGTACCGACGTGCAGCACAGCTTCTTCCAGGCACTGCACCAGGGCACCAGCATCATTCCGGCCGATTTCATCGGCTGCGTGCACAACGATGATCCATACACGGTCAATCACCAGGCGCTGCTGGCCAACCTGCTGGCGCAGACCGAGGCACTGGCCAACGGCCAGTCCAGCGACGATCCGCACCGTGATTACCCGGGTGGCCGCCCGAGCACGCTGATCCTGCTCGACGCGCTGACGCCGCAGGCACTGGGCGCGCTGATCGCCATGTACGAGCACGCCGTGTACGTGCAGTCGGTGATCTGGAACATCAACGCCTTCGACCAGTTCGGCGTGGAGCTGGGCAAGCAGCTGGCCAGTGGCCTGCTGCCGGCGCTGCAGGGCGAGGACGTGGCGATTGCCGATCCGATGACCCGCGAGATCCTGGCGCAGCTGAAGGGCTGAGCCTCAACAATCCGGTAGCGCCGGGCCATGCCCGGCGAACGCAATGACCGCCTGGTAGCGCCGGGCCATGCCCGGCGAACGCAATGACCGCCGGTAGCGCCGGGCCATGCCCGGCGAACGCAATGACCGCCTGGTAGCGCCGGGCCATGCCCGGCGAACCCGGCGAACCCGGCGAACCCGGCGCCGCATCAACGGCTCGGATCGCGCTCCGGGCTCGGCCGCTTGGCCAGCTTGCGCTGCAGCGAGCGGCGGTGCATGCCCAGCAGGCGCGCGGCCGCCGATACATTGCCGCCGGTCTCGTGCATCGCCTGCTGGATGTGTTCCCACTGCAGGCGGCTGATCGGCGTCATCGCATCGGGCACTTCCATCTCGCCATCGTCGGCCGGGCCATCGTCTTCCTTGCCGAGGGCGCGCAGGATCATCGGCACCGTGGCCGGCTTGGGCAGGTAGTCGTCGGCACCGAGCTTGATCGCCTCCACGGCGGTGGCGATGCTGGCGTAGCCGGTCACCAGCAGGATCCGCATGTCCGCGCGCAGGGCGCGCAGCGGCTGGATCAGGGCCAGGCCGGAATCGCTGCCCAGCTTCAGGTCGATCAGTGCGAACGCCGGCGGATGCTGGCGGGCCAGCGCCAGCGCGCTGGCGGCATCCTGTGCGGTCTGTGTCTCAAGCCCCTTGCGGGCCAGGCTGCGTTGCAGGGTGCGCAGGTACAGCTCGTCGTCGTCGACCAGCAGGCCCAGGGTGGAGTGGTGAAGGCTCATGGGGTGTCCTCGCGTGGGGCCAGCGGCAGGCGGAAGCCGACGCGACTGCCGGCCCCCTGGGCCGGGCGCATCCACATCTCGCCGTCGAGGCGTTCGATGGTGGCATGGGACAGGGCCAGGCCGACGCCCATGCCCTCGCTCTTGCTGCTGCCGAACAGCTTGCCCGGCAGTACCGCCGCACGGGCGTCGAAGCCATGGCCGTAGTCGCGGACCTCGCCGATCAGGTCGTCGCCTTCGATGCGCAGTTCCAGGTCCACGCGCGGCCGGCCGGCCTGTTCGCCGGCATCGGCGGCATTGTTGAGCAGGACCATCAGCAGATGGCCTACGCCCGGGTCCAGCGGCAAGCGCAGGGGGGCATCGTCGTTGCGATGCAGATCGATGGTCGGCCGCACCAGGCGCCACTGCTCCAGCACCTGCTGGGCGCTGGAGTGGCTGCGCCCCGGGGCATCGGCCGAGGCCGGTGCGGCCAGCGCCAGCACGCGTTCACGGCACTGCACCAGCAGTTCGCGCAGGGTGTCCATGTCCTCGCGCACTTCCGGCTCCTCGCTGCGCTCGGCGACATCGTCGGCCAGCAGGGTCATGGTCGCCAGCGGTGTGTTCAGTTCATGCGCGACCGAGGCGGCGTGGGTGGCCAGGGCGACGATGCCCTCGTTGCGGGCGAAGCGTTCGCGCAGCGCCGACAGCTCCAGTTCGCGCTGGCGCAGGGCCAGCGCCAGGTGCGTCGAGAATGCCAGCACCACCGTTGCGGAAATCAGGAAGTTGGCCACCACGCCCCAGCGGTTGAGGTCGTGCGCGCGGAAGTAGCCATCCGGCAGCGGTTGGCCGAACAGGCCGCTGGCGGCGTAGCCGAGCAGGCAGGCCAGCGCCACCGCCAGCGCCCAGCGCAGGGGCAGGGCGAATGCGGCCAGGGCGATCAGGATCAGGAACAGCGAACTGAACGGGTTGGCCATGCCACCGCTCCAGCCGACCATCCAGGTCAGGATGATCACGTCGACCAGGATGTGGCCGAACGCGGTCAGCGGCGCGGTATCGGCCGCTTCCGGGCGCAGCTGGGTGTACACGTTGAACAGTGCCAGCACGGCCACGCCGGCCCACAACGGCAGCTGCGGCAGCGGCAGGCCCAGCACCCAGGTGGCCACCAGGATGGTGGCGGCCTGTCCGCCCACGGCAAGCCAGCGCAGGCTGCACAGGGTTCGGAGGAACGGGGCGTCGGGACCGGTCATTCACGCCCATCGTATGCGTTCACGGGCGCGCGTGCCTGCGACAATAGGCCGCAGCCGTGCCGCCGGCTGAATGCGAGTCACCCGGAATGCGGGGGCGGGCGGTAGAATGCGCCCATGCACGACGCCGTCACCCGCCCGACTCCGCCCTCTGATGCCACCTCCTGGCCCCGCCGCCAGACCCATGCCGTGCAGATCGGCGGGGTCACCGTCGGCGGAGGCAAGCCGGTCGTGGTGCAGTCGATGACCAATACCGATACCTCGGACGTCGCCTCCAGCGTGAAGCAGGTGGCCGAGCTGTGGCGTGCCGGTTCGGAAATGGTGCGGCTGACCGTCAACACCGTCGAAGCCGCTGCGGCGATCCCGCGCATCGTCGACAAGCTGGCGATGATGGGCATCGAGGTGCCGTTGATCGGCGACTTCCACTACAACGGCCACCAGCTGCTCACCGCGGAGCCGGCGTGTGCCGAAGCGCTGGCCAAGTACCGCATCAATCCGGGCAACGTCGGCTTCGGCAAGAAGAAGGACCTGCAGTTCGCCCAGTTGATCGAATTCGCCATCCGCTACAACAAGCCGGTGCGCATCGGCGCCAACTGGGGATCGCTGGACCAGGCCCTGGCGGCAAGGCTGATGGACGAGAACAACCATCGCGAACAGCCGTGGGACGCCGGCCGCGTATTGCGCGAGGCGCTGATCCGCTCGGCGCTGGACTCGGCCGAGCAGGCCGTGGAGCTGGGCCTGCCGCGCGATCGCATCGTGCTGTCGGCCAAGGTCAGCGGCGTGCAGGAACTGATCGCGGTCTACCGCGACCTGGCGCAGCGTTCGGATTTCGCACTGCATCTGGGCCTGACCGAGGCCGGCATCGGCAGCAAGGGCATCGTGGCCTCGGCTGCGGCGCTGAGCGTGCTGCTGCAGGAAGGCATCGGCGATACCATCCGCATCTCGCTGACCCCGGAACCGGGCCAGTCGCGCACGCAGGAAGTGATCGTTGCCCAGGAGCTGCTGCAGACCACCGGCCAGCGCGCGTTCACGCCGCTGGTGACCGCCTGCCCGGGCTGTGGCCGCACCACCTCGGAGTTCTTCCAGGAGCTGGCCAAGGTCGTGCAGAACCACGTGCGCGAGAAGATGCCGCTGTGGAAGATCCAGCACCCGGGCGCGGAGAACATGACCCTGGCGGTGATGGGCTGCGTGGTCAACGGGCCGGGTGAGTCGCGCCATGCCAACATCGGCATCTCGCTGCCAGGTACCGGCGAGGCGCCGTCAGCGCCGGTGTTCGTCGATGGCGAGAAGAAGGTGACCCTGCGTGGCGAGAACATCGCCCAGGAATTCGTTGCCCTGATCGACGATTACGTCGAACGTACCTATGTCCGAAGCGCCGGATAAGCCGACGATCCTGGCCGCGCCGGAGCCGGCCTCCGGGTTCCGCCACTGGATGGCGCACAACGCCTGGCGACTGTTGCTGCTGTTCGCCGGCGTGCTGGTGCCGCTGGCCGGCTTCGTGGCGCTGGCCGATGAAGTGCATGAATTTGAATCGTTCCACTTCGACGCGCCGCTGCTGTGGCAGATGCATGGCCTGCATTCGTCGGCGCTGGACCGCTTCTTCGTGCTGCTGTCGAAACTGGGCTACGAATGGTTCCTGATTCCGGCCGACGTGCTGATCGTCGGCGTGCTGCTGTGGCGCCGGCGCTGGCGCGAGGCCACCTTCGTGGCGGTCAGCTTCGTCGGCTCGGCCCTGCTGAACATGGCCAGCAAGCAGTTCTTCCAGCGCGACCGGCCGAGCCTGTGGGAGTCGATCGCCCCGGAATCGACGTTCAGCTTCCCCAGCGGCCATGCGATGGGCTCGACGACCCTGGCGGTCACCCTGATGCTGCTGGCCTGGAACACCCGCTGGCGCTGGCCGGTGCTGGTGCTGGCGCCGGCATTCAGCCTGCTGGTCAGCGTGTCCCGGGTCTATCTGGGGGTCCATTACCCCTCGGACATCCTGGCCGGATGGTGTGCCGCGCTGGTTTGGGTGGTAGGGTGCTATCTGGTCATGTTCAGTCGCCGGCATCCTTGGCGACACCACGGTTCGCCGCCAGCGACGGCCAGCGGAGCGATCACGCAGGGGAAGTGACGTGGATGCCCTTTCCGGGGCGTCTACCTGAGGGACGGGTTGTTTCGTTGTAACGGGTTCTGCAGGACAGGGGGCACCATCGATGCGTGAAGAATGTGATGCGCAGGGCAGAACGCCGGAATTGCGCATCATTCGCGCTTGCGGTGGTCAGGTACTCCTGCCTAGGTTGACCCGTATTGGCCGCATTCGAAGAGGTACGTGAATGACGATTCGAGTCTACCTGGTGGATGACCACGCGCTGGTCCGCACCGGGATGAAGATGATCCTGTCGGGTGAAACCGACATTGAAGTGGTGGGCGAAGCCGAGACCGGCGAAGACGCGCTGCCTGCCATCCGCCAGCTGCAACCGGACGTGGTGTTGTGCGATCTGCACCTGCCCGGTGTCAGCGGCATGGAGGTGACCGAGCGCATCGTGCGCGGCCACCGCGCCACGCGCGTGGTGATCGTATCGGTGCTGGAAGATGGCCCGCTGCCCAAGCGCCTGCTCGAGGCCGGCGCCGCCGGCTACATCGGCAAGGGCTGCGATGCCCAGGAACTGCTGCGTGCGGTGCGTGACGTGGCGGCCGGGCGCCGTTACCTGGGCACCAGCATCGCGCAGAACCTGGCGCTGTCGACGGTGGAGGGCAACGGTTCGCCGTTCGACAACCTGTCACCGCGCGAACTGGAAGTGGCGCTGCTGCTGACCCAGGGGCTGCGCCAGGAAGACATCGCGCGGCGCCTGAGCCTGAGTGTGAAGACGGTCAACACGCACAAGGCGCGCCTGTTCGAGAAGATGGGAATCCACGACAACATCGCACTGGCGCGGATGGCCAGCCAGTACGGGTTGGTGGATCCGGCGCGGCCGCTGTAAGGATTCCAGCCAGCGGCGCCGCCCCTCGCGGCGCATTGCCGTTGCGGGTGGCGGCCTGGCAGGTTGGGCTCGGATCCCTTTCCCTGCGGGAAAGGGCTCTGATCCGGTGGGGTGTCAGTGGCTGCGGACGCGCTGGATGATCTTCGCCGCATCGGCGGCGCTGGCACGCACCTTGTTCCAGTCGCCTTCGGCGATCCAGTTGCCCGGCACCATCCACGAGCCGCCGATGCAGACCACGTTCTTCTGCTCCAGGTACTCGGCGGCGGTGTTTTCGGTGATGCCACCGGTCGGGCACAGCTTGAGGTCGGCGACCGGGCCGGCCAGGCCCTTGATCATCGCCAGCCCGCCCACGGCGGTGGCCGGGAACAGCTTGCACACGCGGAAACCACGCGCATACAGCGACAGCAGCTCGGTCGGCGTGGCCGCGCCCGGCACGACCGGCAGCGGCGCGGCAGCCAGCGCATCGGCCAGCGCCGGCGGCGTGCCCGGGGTCACCAGGAAATCCGCGCCCGCATCGATGGACTGCTGCATCTGCTCAACGGTCAGCACCGTGCCTGCGCCCACCACCACATCCGGCAGCTCACGCTTGAGCATCGCCAGTGCTTCCATCGCCACCGGGGTGCGCAGCGTCAGCTCGATCGCCGGCAGGCCGCCTTCCAGCAGTGCCGCACTGACCGCACGCGCCTGGTCCAGCGTATGAATCGTCACCACCGGCAGGATGCCGGCCGCATGCAGCATCTCCGCCGCCCGCACCTGATGTTGTTCGATACCCATAGCTCTGCTTCTGCCTTTGCTTTTGAATTTGATTTTCAGTGATCACTTCGCGGCGTATCGGCGCCGGAAACGGTGATGCGGCGACGGCCTGCTCTCCGCCGCCCCCGGGAACCCCACCGCCGACGCATGCCCGCAACGCCCTTCAGGCCCTCAGGCGTCCTTCGCCTCATGCGGCGCCGCCGCAGCTGCCGCGTCATGCCCCAGCTCATACTCCGCGTCGTACTCCCACGGCCCACCATCGGCCGCCGCCGGCCCGCACGAAATCGAAATCGCACCCTGGTCGGCCGGCCCGACCACACGCCGGTTGATCGCAAACAGGTTGCGGCCGAGGTCGTGTGCCGCCGGCGCGGTGTTCGGCGCATGCGTACGTGCGGCCCATTCGGCCGCATCCACCAGCACTTCCAGCGTGCCGGCCTCGCCATCCAGGCGGATGATGTCGCCCTCGCGGACCTTGCCCAGCGGACCGCCGCGTGCGGCTTCCGGGGTCACATGGATCGCGGCCGGGATCTTGCCTGATGCGCCGGACAGCCGGCCATCGGTGACCAGCGCCACGCGCCGGCCCTGGTTCTGCAGCAGCCCCAGCAGCGGCGCCAGCGAATGCAGCTCCGGCATGCCATTGGCGCGCGGTCCCTGGTAACGCACCACCGCCACGAAATCCTGCGGCAGCAGACCGCCGGCATGCAGCTTGTTCA from Stenotrophomonas sp. 704A1 includes these protein-coding regions:
- the pgi gene encoding glucose-6-phosphate isomerase; its protein translation is MTTNNGFDSLHSHAQRLKGASIPSLLAAEPGRVQELALRVGPLYVNFARQKYDAAALQALLALAAERDVGGAIARLFRGEQVNLTEGRAALHTALRGDGVDAPVAAEAYATARDVRQRMGVLVRTLEESGVTDVVSVGIGGSDLGPRLVADALRPVSGARLRVHFVSNVDGAAMQRTLATLDPAKTAGILISKTFGTQETLLNGQILHDWLGGSERLYAVSANPERAAKAFAIAAERVLPMWDWVGGRYSLWSAVGFPIALAIGFERFEQLLEGAAQMDAHALDAPLERNLPVLHGLTDIWNRNLLGCATHAVMTYDQRLALLPAYLQQLVMESLGKRVQRDGQPVSTDTVPVWWGGAGTDVQHSFFQALHQGTSIIPADFIGCVHNDDPYTVNHQALLANLLAQTEALANGQSSDDPHRDYPGGRPSTLILLDALTPQALGALIAMYEHAVYVQSVIWNINAFDQFGVELGKQLASGLLPALQGEDVAIADPMTREILAQLKG
- a CDS encoding response regulator transcription factor, whose protein sequence is MSLHHSTLGLLVDDDELYLRTLQRSLARKGLETQTAQDAASALALARQHPPAFALIDLKLGSDSGLALIQPLRALRADMRILLVTGYASIATAVEAIKLGADDYLPKPATVPMILRALGKEDDGPADDGEMEVPDAMTPISRLQWEHIQQAMHETGGNVSAAARLLGMHRRSLQRKLAKRPSPERDPSR
- a CDS encoding ATP-binding protein; protein product: MTGPDAPFLRTLCSLRWLAVGGQAATILVATWVLGLPLPQLPLWAGVAVLALFNVYTQLRPEAADTAPLTAFGHILVDVIILTWMVGWSGGMANPFSSLFLILIALAAFALPLRWALAVALACLLGYAASGLFGQPLPDGYFRAHDLNRWGVVANFLISATVVLAFSTHLALALRQRELELSALRERFARNEGIVALATHAASVAHELNTPLATMTLLADDVAERSEEPEVREDMDTLRELLVQCRERVLALAAPASADAPGRSHSSAQQVLEQWRLVRPTIDLHRNDDAPLRLPLDPGVGHLLMVLLNNAADAGEQAGRPRVDLELRIEGDDLIGEVRDYGHGFDARAAVLPGKLFGSSKSEGMGVGLALSHATIERLDGEMWMRPAQGAGSRVGFRLPLAPREDTP
- the ispG gene encoding flavodoxin-dependent (E)-4-hydroxy-3-methylbut-2-enyl-diphosphate synthase; its protein translation is MHDAVTRPTPPSDATSWPRRQTHAVQIGGVTVGGGKPVVVQSMTNTDTSDVASSVKQVAELWRAGSEMVRLTVNTVEAAAAIPRIVDKLAMMGIEVPLIGDFHYNGHQLLTAEPACAEALAKYRINPGNVGFGKKKDLQFAQLIEFAIRYNKPVRIGANWGSLDQALAARLMDENNHREQPWDAGRVLREALIRSALDSAEQAVELGLPRDRIVLSAKVSGVQELIAVYRDLAQRSDFALHLGLTEAGIGSKGIVASAAALSVLLQEGIGDTIRISLTPEPGQSRTQEVIVAQELLQTTGQRAFTPLVTACPGCGRTTSEFFQELAKVVQNHVREKMPLWKIQHPGAENMTLAVMGCVVNGPGESRHANIGISLPGTGEAPSAPVFVDGEKKVTLRGENIAQEFVALIDDYVERTYVRSAG
- a CDS encoding phosphatase PAP2 family protein, whose protein sequence is MSEAPDKPTILAAPEPASGFRHWMAHNAWRLLLLFAGVLVPLAGFVALADEVHEFESFHFDAPLLWQMHGLHSSALDRFFVLLSKLGYEWFLIPADVLIVGVLLWRRRWREATFVAVSFVGSALLNMASKQFFQRDRPSLWESIAPESTFSFPSGHAMGSTTLAVTLMLLAWNTRWRWPVLVLAPAFSLLVSVSRVYLGVHYPSDILAGWCAALVWVVGCYLVMFSRRHPWRHHGSPPATASGAITQGK
- a CDS encoding response regulator yields the protein MTIRVYLVDDHALVRTGMKMILSGETDIEVVGEAETGEDALPAIRQLQPDVVLCDLHLPGVSGMEVTERIVRGHRATRVVIVSVLEDGPLPKRLLEAGAAGYIGKGCDAQELLRAVRDVAAGRRYLGTSIAQNLALSTVEGNGSPFDNLSPRELEVALLLTQGLRQEDIARRLSLSVKTVNTHKARLFEKMGIHDNIALARMASQYGLVDPARPL